Proteins from a single region of Weeksella virosa DSM 16922:
- a CDS encoding NAD-dependent succinate-semialdehyde dehydrogenase gives MSIPTIKTLNPFTEEIEKIFEPHTQDQIETFLSDAQRCFSTWRWETFAHRAEIVQGVAEEMRKNKQKYAELITKEMGKPYRESLIEVDYSANIFEYFAKNAEQFLATYPVQTEKGEAYVVSEPIGVLLGVMPWNFPFSQIARFVAPNLMAGNTIVLKTASNIPQCGMAYDEIFAAVQAPKGLYKNLLISGSKVGQLIDNPIIKGVSLTGSDVAGASVGEIAGRNIKRSVLELGGSDPMIVLADADLEKVMKGTINGRLRNAGQACTSSKRIIVHRSLYDTYKEQLLTYMKNMKVGNPMEEDTLMGPVCTKGALEKLLQQINDSRAKGVQVTLGGERMHEKGFFLAPTVLENITKGTPAYDEEIFGPVVCLFPFDTEEEAITLANDTIYGLGASIYSENIEYAQQLARKIDSGMVYINKQVSSSEELPFGGTKRSGYGRELSKAGIEEFVNKKLIFTLR, from the coding sequence ATGTCAATACCTACAATAAAAACCCTAAACCCATTTACCGAAGAGATAGAAAAAATATTCGAACCCCATACCCAAGATCAAATCGAGACGTTTTTGTCAGATGCACAAAGATGTTTTTCCACTTGGCGATGGGAAACTTTCGCCCATCGTGCAGAAATTGTACAAGGTGTAGCCGAAGAAATGCGAAAGAACAAACAAAAATATGCCGAACTCATTACCAAAGAAATGGGGAAACCCTATAGAGAATCATTGATCGAGGTGGATTATTCGGCCAATATTTTCGAGTATTTCGCTAAGAATGCCGAGCAGTTTTTGGCAACATATCCCGTACAAACCGAAAAAGGTGAAGCTTATGTAGTATCCGAACCAATCGGTGTCCTTTTGGGTGTGATGCCATGGAATTTTCCATTCTCACAAATCGCTCGTTTCGTAGCGCCAAACCTTATGGCAGGGAATACGATTGTCCTGAAAACAGCCTCGAATATTCCGCAATGTGGCATGGCATATGACGAAATTTTTGCCGCTGTACAGGCCCCAAAGGGATTGTATAAAAATCTATTGATTTCGGGTAGCAAAGTCGGGCAATTGATCGATAACCCAATCATCAAAGGAGTGTCGCTCACCGGATCAGATGTAGCGGGTGCTTCGGTAGGAGAAATTGCCGGACGCAACATAAAACGCTCTGTGTTGGAGTTGGGCGGTTCTGATCCAATGATTGTTTTGGCCGATGCTGACCTGGAAAAAGTAATGAAAGGTACTATCAACGGTCGTTTGAGAAATGCTGGGCAAGCCTGTACTTCATCCAAAAGAATCATTGTGCACCGCTCGTTGTACGATACTTATAAAGAACAATTATTGACCTACATGAAAAACATGAAAGTAGGCAACCCAATGGAAGAAGATACACTCATGGGACCAGTATGTACTAAAGGTGCATTGGAAAAACTTCTACAGCAAATAAACGACTCTAGAGCCAAAGGAGTTCAGGTTACGTTGGGCGGAGAACGCATGCACGAGAAAGGTTTCTTTTTGGCTCCAACCGTTCTCGAGAATATTACCAAAGGAACGCCTGCATACGACGAGGAAATTTTTGGACCTGTGGTCTGTCTTTTCCCTTTCGATACCGAAGAGGAAGCGATAACCTTGGCAAACGACACTATTTATGGATTGGGCGCATCGATCTACTCAGAAAATATAGAATATGCACAACAATTGGCGCGTAAAATAGATTCGGGAATGGTCTATATCAACAAGCAAGTTTCTTCGAGTGAAGAATTGCCGTTTGGCGGAACAAAACGTTCGGGTTATGGGCGAGAATTATCAAAAGCTGGAATAGAAGAGTTTGTGAATAAAAAACTAATCTTCACCCTAAGATAA
- a CDS encoding T9SS type A sorting domain-containing protein: MKKILVLTSFLSLIGFSQAQNQKFTVSNLDGVEYENNSVHVFNVFGDMTQDVTDDIKLYYVLKNVGNETIIAAGEVIEMTNADGEMAQFCFGGDCYYPVVKNYFYPNGGAHIAPGEVQSMYDYFANFEGGSDVVEYKFRFLQLDANGQELPNTSFYLTYRYEKNMGVSDVSSSISIAEVAPTVAKDFTTVHLKEDAKTNILSATGQLLKTVELKAGKSNLSLAGFAKGIYYLQFNGVSGKTTTSKILVK; the protein is encoded by the coding sequence ATGAAAAAAATTTTAGTACTCACCTCATTCCTATCTTTAATAGGATTTAGCCAAGCTCAAAACCAAAAATTTACGGTTTCTAATTTAGATGGCGTAGAATATGAAAATAACTCGGTACATGTTTTTAATGTATTTGGCGACATGACGCAAGATGTTACGGACGATATTAAACTGTACTATGTTCTGAAAAATGTTGGTAACGAAACAATAATCGCAGCAGGAGAAGTAATCGAGATGACCAATGCAGATGGTGAAATGGCACAATTCTGTTTCGGAGGAGATTGTTATTACCCTGTAGTAAAAAATTATTTCTACCCTAATGGCGGTGCACATATTGCTCCTGGAGAAGTACAAAGTATGTATGATTACTTTGCAAACTTCGAAGGTGGAAGTGATGTTGTAGAATATAAATTCCGTTTCTTACAATTGGATGCAAACGGACAAGAACTACCCAATACGTCTTTTTACCTAACGTATCGTTACGAGAAAAACATGGGGGTTAGTGATGTGAGTTCTTCTATTTCTATAGCAGAAGTGGCACCAACTGTAGCCAAAGATTTCACTACCGTTCATCTCAAAGAAGATGCAAAAACTAACATCCTTTCCGCAACTGGTCAGTTGCTTAAAACAGTAGAACTGAAAGCTGGAAAATCGAACCTGAGTTTAGCTGGTTTTGCCAAAGGTATTTATTATTTACAATTCAATGGTGTTTCGGGGAAAACCACAACTTCTAAAATACTTGTGAAATAA
- a CDS encoding PorP/SprF family type IX secretion system membrane protein, producing MKKILVTLLIGFVSLLQQAKAQQSLPYYNHYLVTDKILINPSYAGQNPEYISINASNRNQWDDLPNSPTTQTISAHATVIDRLAIGTYFFNDRNGATKMSGFNMTAAYHIPVQDSRGYNELQDVVSFGVGASYFNQSFDLSDIVVNDPNDPLLNNDRYNTFMMNLGISFRYANFFGGVSVLDIPIDNNLYYVNNFEPLPTTYYLNLGYEWYLTEGINLQPSIVYNTNANRYSGLDANLIAHFGFGDREQGLDVGISYKQGISKDYKDPLFVSPIVKVKVGSLKAGMSYDIGLSDFQVDGRKNGFLFSLGLDLSNPLNPDFR from the coding sequence ATGAAGAAAATTTTAGTAACTCTTTTGATCGGTTTTGTTTCACTCTTGCAGCAAGCAAAAGCACAACAATCTTTACCGTATTATAATCACTATTTGGTGACTGATAAAATATTGATTAACCCTTCGTATGCAGGGCAAAACCCAGAATATATCAGCATCAATGCAAGCAACAGAAATCAGTGGGACGATTTACCCAATAGTCCAACGACCCAGACGATTAGTGCGCATGCAACGGTTATCGATCGTTTAGCAATTGGGACTTATTTTTTCAATGACCGAAATGGGGCTACCAAAATGAGTGGCTTCAACATGACGGCCGCTTATCATATTCCGGTACAAGATTCGCGTGGGTACAACGAGTTGCAAGATGTAGTTTCTTTTGGGGTAGGAGCTTCGTACTTCAATCAGTCGTTCGATTTATCAGACATCGTGGTTAATGACCCTAACGATCCTTTGCTCAATAATGATCGTTACAATACGTTTATGATGAACTTAGGAATTTCTTTTCGATATGCCAATTTCTTTGGAGGAGTATCTGTACTTGATATTCCGATTGATAACAATCTTTATTATGTGAATAATTTCGAGCCGCTCCCGACAACCTATTATCTCAATTTAGGATACGAATGGTACCTTACAGAAGGCATCAACCTACAACCTTCTATTGTATACAACACCAATGCGAATCGATATAGTGGTCTAGATGCGAATCTCATTGCACATTTCGGTTTTGGGGATCGTGAGCAAGGCCTCGATGTTGGAATATCGTACAAGCAAGGCATTTCTAAAGATTACAAAGATCCTTTATTTGTTTCGCCCATCGTAAAGGTGAAAGTAGGTTCGCTAAAAGCCGGAATGTCGTATGATATTGGCTTGTCTGACTTTCAAGTTGACGGGCGTAAAAATGGATTTTTATTCAGTTTAGGTTTGGATCTAAGCAATCCGCTGAACCCAGATTTCCGTTAA
- a CDS encoding T9SS type A sorting domain-containing protein codes for MKHFYFMNWMIVLMGLISSTALGQNVAYEAHFNNQQGAGGTYRTDLVIELENRNWFASAAYYGNDEFRLGHNKQSNIPSKFNLSGQGSSIEMQWDIENVSDFKIETGKTYGTVSNWYIYESVDEGNSWYSVATGSNIGQIQYSTATPKTARYALVITGSKNPRLVLSNVTILNQIGTPTNEPPVITTEQTTIEGVFGGSLSFAVTANNNPTSWTATNLPQGITFDNGVFSGTFEKAGTFITTVTATNKYGSDQKDFTFKIADEPVLTDCFEEKFDGLEGNNTGTTGSNSTWKGNENFPTVSSAYQAGDAVKLGASKRAGSITSKVLNNIQGDVSVTFDVKGWTNVEGDILVTLGSQTQTAIYTAKMADNFETVTLHFSDVEANSTITFATSEKRAFLDNISVCNAGGAEPANQTTWDGTAWSNGLPTAQKNVVVSGALEIAQDIEAKSFTIETEGSVTVKTGYNLSVQGVIENKANAAAFVVENNANILQSQDVTNIGEITILRNSTPMVRNDMTLWSAPVTGQGVRAFSPETLFNRFWTFDEANHTYKNIFNTEDAADVNFATGNGYAIRVKNTLASGTEAVHEGKFIGKLNNGTYTVNVSKTGQGFNLIGNPYASSIDGIGFLLNNIDIVNSVHFWTHAHAVGSAEFANNYLTYNRAGGTDLDDLENIASGQGFFVEATHAGSIVFNNEMRTKDAAIFHKNNIERNRIWLSLSSDNKIINNTLLAYMTGATHGIDKQLDAKSITSDMTSLYQVIDNEAYSIQSRSLPFDREDKVALGFNALTAGTYTISIAKTDGLFAEGQAIFLVDNQTETVHNLATPYTFQATEGVNNDRFVVVYENRTMGTNNFFNQAQIAVYNQNNQVVVEAKNNLSSVEVMDVQGRVVYAKNNINEAKHIISTSAKGVMIVKATTKDGQTLTQKVIIK; via the coding sequence ATGAAACATTTTTATTTTATGAATTGGATGATTGTCCTGATGGGACTGATCTCCTCAACCGCCTTAGGGCAGAATGTGGCTTATGAAGCCCACTTTAATAATCAGCAAGGAGCTGGTGGTACGTATAGAACAGACCTAGTAATTGAACTAGAGAATAGAAATTGGTTTGCATCTGCAGCTTATTATGGAAATGATGAATTTAGATTGGGGCACAATAAACAATCTAATATCCCAAGTAAATTCAATTTATCTGGTCAAGGTTCATCAATTGAAATGCAATGGGATATTGAAAATGTATCAGACTTTAAAATTGAGACAGGGAAAACATATGGAACTGTAAGCAATTGGTACATTTATGAATCTGTTGACGAAGGAAACTCTTGGTATTCTGTAGCTACAGGAAGTAATATTGGACAAATCCAATATTCTACTGCGACCCCTAAGACTGCAAGATATGCTCTTGTTATTACAGGAAGCAAGAATCCTCGATTAGTTTTGTCTAATGTTACTATCCTCAATCAGATTGGCACCCCAACCAACGAGCCACCGGTAATCACTACTGAACAAACTACAATCGAAGGTGTTTTTGGGGGTAGTTTATCTTTTGCGGTAACGGCGAACAACAATCCTACTTCTTGGACTGCCACAAATTTACCTCAAGGAATAACTTTTGATAACGGAGTTTTCTCGGGTACTTTTGAGAAAGCAGGAACTTTTATTACAACCGTAACCGCTACAAATAAATACGGATCAGACCAAAAAGATTTCACTTTCAAGATTGCTGATGAGCCTGTCTTGACTGATTGCTTCGAAGAAAAATTCGATGGGCTTGAAGGAAATAACACTGGTACAACAGGCTCAAATTCTACTTGGAAAGGAAACGAAAACTTCCCGACAGTATCTTCTGCTTACCAAGCTGGTGATGCTGTAAAATTAGGTGCATCTAAAAGAGCAGGAAGCATCACCTCTAAGGTATTGAACAATATCCAAGGAGATGTTAGCGTAACTTTCGATGTAAAAGGATGGACAAACGTAGAAGGTGACATCTTAGTAACCTTAGGGTCGCAAACACAAACAGCTATCTATACAGCAAAAATGGCTGATAATTTCGAAACCGTAACTTTACATTTTTCTGATGTAGAAGCAAATTCTACCATTACATTTGCAACCTCTGAAAAACGTGCATTCTTGGATAACATTTCTGTATGCAACGCAGGCGGAGCAGAACCTGCTAACCAAACTACATGGGACGGAACAGCATGGTCTAATGGTTTACCAACAGCACAAAAGAATGTTGTAGTTTCGGGGGCTTTAGAGATTGCCCAAGACATAGAAGCAAAATCTTTCACAATCGAAACAGAAGGTTCGGTTACCGTGAAGACAGGATATAACCTTTCTGTACAAGGTGTTATAGAAAACAAAGCGAATGCGGCAGCTTTCGTTGTAGAAAACAATGCTAATATTCTACAATCACAAGATGTTACCAATATTGGAGAGATTACAATCTTACGTAACAGTACTCCTATGGTAAGAAATGATATGACGTTGTGGTCTGCACCAGTAACAGGACAAGGTGTAAGAGCTTTCTCACCAGAAACATTATTCAACCGTTTTTGGACGTTTGATGAAGCAAACCATACTTATAAAAACATATTCAATACAGAAGATGCTGCAGACGTGAACTTCGCAACTGGAAATGGTTATGCAATTCGTGTGAAAAACACTTTAGCAAGCGGAACAGAAGCGGTACACGAAGGTAAATTCATCGGTAAATTGAATAACGGTACGTATACAGTAAATGTTAGCAAAACTGGTCAAGGATTCAATTTGATAGGAAACCCTTATGCTTCTTCTATCGATGGAATTGGATTCTTACTCAATAATATAGATATTGTAAACTCTGTACATTTCTGGACGCATGCACATGCAGTAGGTTCTGCGGAATTCGCCAACAATTATCTTACCTACAATAGAGCAGGTGGTACTGATTTAGACGATTTAGAGAACATTGCATCAGGACAAGGTTTCTTCGTAGAAGCTACCCATGCAGGGTCTATTGTTTTCAATAACGAAATGCGTACGAAAGATGCTGCTATTTTCCATAAAAACAACATCGAAAGAAACCGCATTTGGTTGAGTTTGAGTAGCGATAATAAGATCATCAACAACACTTTATTAGCCTATATGACAGGTGCTACTCATGGTATCGACAAACAATTGGATGCAAAATCAATCACTTCTGATATGACTTCATTATACCAAGTAATCGACAATGAAGCTTACAGCATTCAATCGCGTAGTTTACCATTCGACCGAGAAGATAAAGTTGCTTTAGGTTTCAATGCGCTTACTGCGGGTACCTACACAATCTCGATTGCAAAAACAGATGGTTTATTTGCAGAAGGTCAAGCTATATTCTTGGTAGATAATCAAACCGAAACTGTACACAATTTAGCTACACCGTATACTTTCCAAGCGACAGAAGGTGTAAACAACGATCGTTTTGTAGTAGTATACGAAAACCGTACAATGGGAACCAATAATTTCTTCAACCAAGCGCAAATAGCTGTTTACAACCAAAATAACCAAGTTGTTGTTGAGGCAAAAAACAATCTATCTTCGGTAGAAGTAATGGATGTACAAGGACGTGTAGTATACGCTAAAAACAACATTAATGAAGCTAAGCACATCATCTCTACCTCTGCTAAAGGTGTAATGATTGTGAAAGCAACGACAAAAGATGGACAAACACTTACCCAAAAAGTAATTATCAAATAA
- a CDS encoding T9SS type B sorting domain-containing protein, whose translation MKRLLLLWALICSYTVFGQIPEFHELKNGLNENLMLTEINHNWDLAKNEVEINCRDNTVAKGDGFKYFIYESSYNTDFSFDLHSANNGLYFIVWKLKKSDDNAHIFKPKDGESSRKTIEYIRSIEKGVKGESKGLKESSTLKCEIYNLSPSHVYSGYLKDFRGNDQLKTGEKIIIGVYGEVNAKFDIIVHTVEQKTLVKNTECEGGEYLVDALRTEVATDAEVPTSQVSFYQDEQMSIPFGATEITNNQTIYAEVLDASGDLKYVYKVDLVFKPVYDFSTAIRPEAERQIESCATTIQMTDQQLINAILNVPNAADFAIVEKIDQVGNPITGSFPNDQTIKIKVEYKGTQFCSATSDWITLKFSNANPTFDAGAVFNKDLCEGSSLSREELRTLLKVATNHTLVVTGYAPGTPITFSGNNSFVFQVQLMDNADNSCVSVVENFTVNKTEPIDLESYALKTCAVDLEQKDIDDAIAFIRNGTSATLRYYEDGLEIEEDVLLSYITDKNNGVITVKGELNGHCETEVKWTYELTKSSISVTQPIQPLLSSCLSENEKFVVSQTELETYLSSTLGLSNVTYEFGSISFPINIEANQMQMVDFTIKKNGETCNTETLQVEVKAINQPDFNLSNLPELTADCDDSIKITNDWLISNLGKDVLDYPIYINGKLHDENNFITIAFGTESTKTISIEIRNKTVQTCTIASTITINKAKEFSDDLSVTQAYFDENQVSFCENDSDTAIDQVKDLLAKIQENHPGVVFDQNALDLVQAMTSPAGKVKVTVRRHDECSSKDLFISYQKYTQPTIELPVFPALCSQGVFDFDIRTLVNYDEHLTYTITNDAGVEIYPKEDFIYQLSAGSSYTITAESGNACTSDVYSFTIETLPDPTIKSITIENGTLTVEAKGNGGRLQYAISYDGALPTQWQSSKKFQPIEGGKNITVWVRENECGGVSVSGIYVFDLPNFISPNGDGKNDVWKPLTSIDSPHILRLQIFDRYGQTILRKEGNAEIVYWDGKRNGTPIPSGDYWYIIDYPNVNNQNIQINIKYSGNITLKNK comes from the coding sequence ATGAAAAGACTTTTATTGTTGTGGGCATTGATATGCAGTTATACGGTTTTTGGACAAATACCAGAATTTCATGAGTTGAAAAATGGATTGAATGAAAATTTAATGTTAACTGAAATAAACCATAATTGGGATTTGGCTAAGAATGAAGTTGAGATTAATTGTAGAGACAATACTGTAGCAAAAGGAGATGGATTTAAGTATTTCATATATGAATCATCTTATAATACCGACTTTTCATTTGATTTACATTCTGCTAACAATGGGCTTTATTTTATTGTATGGAAATTGAAAAAAAGTGATGACAATGCACATATTTTCAAACCTAAAGATGGAGAATCTTCAAGAAAAACGATTGAGTACATTCGATCGATTGAAAAAGGTGTCAAGGGAGAATCAAAAGGGTTAAAAGAAAGCTCAACTCTAAAATGTGAAATTTATAACTTAAGCCCTTCACACGTTTATTCTGGATATTTAAAAGATTTTAGAGGTAATGATCAATTAAAGACTGGTGAAAAAATAATTATCGGTGTTTATGGGGAAGTAAATGCAAAGTTCGATATTATTGTGCATACGGTAGAACAAAAAACATTGGTCAAAAACACCGAATGCGAAGGCGGGGAATATTTGGTTGATGCCTTGCGAACAGAGGTTGCTACGGATGCTGAAGTACCGACTTCACAAGTTTCTTTTTACCAAGATGAGCAAATGTCAATTCCTTTTGGGGCAACTGAAATCACGAATAATCAAACGATTTATGCGGAAGTTTTAGATGCTTCAGGTGACCTAAAATATGTGTATAAAGTAGACTTGGTTTTCAAACCGGTGTACGATTTTTCAACGGCTATTCGACCCGAAGCAGAAAGACAAATTGAGAGTTGTGCTACAACGATACAAATGACGGATCAACAATTGATAAATGCTATTCTCAATGTACCCAATGCTGCTGATTTCGCTATTGTCGAAAAAATAGATCAAGTCGGAAATCCGATAACGGGAAGTTTTCCGAATGATCAGACCATCAAAATAAAAGTTGAATACAAAGGAACACAATTTTGTTCTGCAACTTCTGATTGGATTACCTTAAAGTTTTCGAATGCAAATCCTACCTTCGATGCAGGAGCTGTTTTTAACAAAGATCTGTGTGAAGGTTCTTCTTTGAGTAGGGAAGAATTACGAACCTTATTGAAGGTTGCAACCAATCATACTTTAGTTGTTACGGGCTATGCGCCAGGAACGCCCATCACTTTCTCGGGAAATAATTCATTTGTTTTTCAAGTACAACTGATGGATAATGCCGACAATTCTTGTGTAAGCGTTGTAGAGAATTTTACCGTGAACAAAACAGAACCAATTGATTTAGAGTCTTATGCTTTGAAAACGTGTGCAGTCGATTTGGAACAAAAAGATATTGATGATGCAATTGCATTTATAAGAAACGGAACATCAGCTACTTTGCGTTATTACGAAGATGGTTTAGAGATTGAAGAAGATGTTTTATTGAGCTATATCACGGATAAAAATAACGGAGTAATTACCGTGAAAGGAGAATTAAATGGACATTGTGAAACTGAAGTAAAATGGACGTATGAATTAACAAAAAGCTCTATTTCTGTTACACAACCAATTCAGCCATTGCTATCATCTTGTTTGTCAGAAAATGAAAAGTTTGTGGTTTCTCAAACAGAATTAGAAACTTATTTGAGTTCTACTTTGGGATTGAGCAACGTAACGTATGAGTTTGGTTCGATCAGCTTTCCTATAAATATCGAGGCCAATCAAATGCAAATGGTCGATTTCACGATCAAGAAAAACGGTGAAACATGTAATACCGAAACCTTGCAGGTAGAAGTAAAAGCCATCAATCAACCCGATTTTAATTTGTCGAATTTACCTGAATTGACCGCTGATTGCGACGACTCAATAAAAATAACCAACGACTGGTTGATATCGAATCTTGGTAAGGATGTTTTGGATTACCCGATCTATATCAACGGAAAATTACACGACGAAAATAATTTTATAACAATAGCTTTCGGGACAGAATCGACAAAGACGATTTCTATAGAAATTAGAAATAAAACCGTTCAGACTTGTACAATTGCTTCTACCATCACTATCAATAAAGCCAAAGAATTTTCTGATGATTTGAGTGTGACGCAAGCATACTTTGATGAGAACCAAGTTAGCTTTTGCGAAAATGATTCGGATACGGCAATTGATCAAGTGAAAGACTTGTTGGCTAAAATACAAGAAAATCATCCTGGAGTTGTATTTGATCAAAATGCATTAGACCTTGTACAAGCTATGACTTCTCCTGCCGGAAAAGTGAAGGTTACAGTTAGAAGACATGACGAATGTAGTAGCAAGGATTTGTTTATTTCCTATCAAAAATATACGCAACCAACCATCGAATTGCCTGTATTTCCTGCACTTTGTTCGCAAGGAGTTTTTGATTTTGATATTCGTACACTTGTCAATTACGACGAGCATCTTACCTATACCATAACGAATGATGCGGGCGTAGAAATTTATCCAAAAGAAGATTTTATTTATCAATTATCGGCCGGAAGTAGTTATACGATTACGGCTGAATCAGGAAATGCTTGTACCTCTGATGTCTATTCTTTTACCATCGAAACCTTACCCGATCCGACGATAAAATCGATCACAATCGAAAATGGAACATTGACAGTAGAAGCCAAAGGAAATGGTGGAAGATTGCAATATGCAATTTCGTACGATGGAGCACTACCTACTCAATGGCAGAGCAGTAAAAAATTCCAGCCGATCGAAGGTGGAAAAAATATCACAGTTTGGGTAAGAGAAAACGAATGTGGAGGAGTTTCGGTTTCTGGAATTTATGTGTTCGATTTGCCTAATTTTATCTCACCTAACGGAGATGGTAAAAATGATGTGTGGAAACCATTGACGAGCATTGATAGTCCTCATATTCTGCGTTTACAGATTTTCGACCGTTATGGGCAAACAATTCTAAGAAAAGAAGGAAACGCCGAAATAGTATACTGGGATGGAAAAAGAAATGGCACACCAATACCGTCTGGTGATTATTGGTATATCATCGATTATCCGAATGTTAACAATCAAAATATCCAAATCAATATTAAGTATTCTGGTAACATTACACTAAAAAATAAATAG
- a CDS encoding peptide chain release factor 3, whose protein sequence is MATLEQEIKKRKTFGIIAHPDAGKTTLTEKLLLFGGAIQEAGAVKSNKIKKGATSDFMEIERQRGISVATSVLAFEYKGKKINILDTPGHKDFAEDTFRTLTAVDSVIVVIDVAKGVEEQTIKLVEVCRMRNIPMLVFINKMDREGKDAFDLMDEVEQNLGLKVTPLSWPIGIGATFKGIYNIWEKNINLFSADNKQKISETTKIDDLNSPKLVDIVGESYAENLRSEIDLIEGVYPEFDHQAYLEGKLQPVFFGSALNNFGVRELLDAFVDIAPMPQPKATDERIVDPFEDKFSGFVFKIHANMDPKHRDRLAFVKIVSGKFERNKNYLHVRQGKSMKFPSPNAFFADKKEIVDLSFAGDIVGLHDTGNFRIGDTLTEGENFHFKGIPSFSPEHFRYINNADPMKAKQLEKGIKQLMDEGVAQLFTLEINNRKVIGTVGALQYEVIQYRLEHEYNAKVTYEPFSVHKACWVEVDNEKSEEFLDFKRVKQRYLARDKFDQLVFLADSAFTIQMTQEKYPSIKLHFVSEF, encoded by the coding sequence ATGGCAACTTTAGAACAAGAAATAAAAAAACGTAAAACCTTCGGAATCATTGCTCACCCCGATGCGGGAAAAACTACCCTTACCGAAAAACTTCTTCTTTTCGGAGGTGCAATTCAGGAAGCGGGTGCCGTAAAAAGCAATAAAATAAAAAAAGGAGCGACATCCGATTTTATGGAAATCGAACGTCAACGTGGAATTTCGGTTGCTACTTCGGTTTTGGCTTTTGAGTACAAAGGCAAAAAAATCAACATCCTCGATACGCCCGGACACAAGGATTTTGCCGAAGATACCTTCCGTACCCTTACAGCTGTTGACTCGGTAATTGTGGTGATCGACGTTGCAAAAGGGGTCGAAGAGCAAACCATCAAACTCGTAGAAGTTTGTCGAATGCGCAATATCCCGATGTTGGTTTTCATCAATAAAATGGACCGCGAAGGAAAAGATGCCTTTGATTTGATGGACGAAGTGGAACAAAATTTAGGATTAAAAGTAACTCCCCTTTCTTGGCCAATTGGTATCGGGGCGACCTTCAAAGGAATTTATAATATTTGGGAAAAAAACATCAATCTTTTTTCTGCCGACAACAAACAAAAAATATCAGAAACAACCAAAATAGACGACCTCAACTCACCAAAATTGGTAGACATTGTAGGAGAAAGCTATGCCGAAAATCTACGTAGCGAAATCGACCTTATCGAAGGGGTTTATCCAGAATTCGATCATCAAGCATATTTAGAGGGAAAATTACAACCGGTATTTTTTGGCTCTGCCTTGAATAATTTTGGAGTACGAGAGTTACTCGATGCGTTTGTCGATATTGCTCCCATGCCACAACCCAAAGCGACAGACGAGCGAATTGTAGATCCGTTCGAAGATAAATTCTCGGGCTTTGTATTCAAAATTCACGCGAATATGGATCCGAAACACCGCGACCGTTTGGCTTTTGTGAAAATAGTTTCAGGAAAATTCGAGCGAAATAAAAACTATCTACACGTACGCCAAGGGAAGTCGATGAAATTCCCTTCGCCAAATGCATTTTTTGCCGACAAAAAAGAAATCGTCGATCTATCGTTTGCCGGTGATATCGTTGGTTTACACGACACCGGAAACTTCAGGATTGGCGATACACTTACCGAAGGCGAGAACTTCCATTTCAAGGGAATTCCGTCTTTCTCACCAGAGCATTTCCGCTATATCAACAATGCCGACCCGATGAAGGCAAAACAATTAGAAAAGGGAATCAAACAATTGATGGACGAAGGGGTTGCGCAATTGTTTACTTTAGAAATAAACAACCGAAAAGTAATTGGTACGGTGGGTGCCCTTCAGTATGAGGTTATTCAGTACCGTTTAGAACATGAGTACAATGCCAAGGTTACGTACGAACCATTTTCTGTGCACAAAGCTTGTTGGGTAGAAGTAGACAATGAAAAATCGGAAGAATTTTTAGATTTTAAACGCGTAAAACAACGGTATTTGGCACGCGATAAATTTGATCAGTTGGTGTTTTTGGCCGACTCTGCTTTCACAATTCAGATGACGCAAGAAAAATATCCATCAATAAAATTACACTTTGTTAGCGAATTCTAA